From the genome of Capricornis sumatraensis isolate serow.1 chromosome 17, serow.2, whole genome shotgun sequence, one region includes:
- the LOC138093659 gene encoding calmodulin-1-like, translated as MRSLGQNPTEAELQDMINEVDADGNGTIDFPEFLTMMARKMKDTDSEEEIREAFRVFDKDGNGYISAAELRHVMTNLGEKLTDEEVDEMIREADIDGDGQVNYEEFVQMMTAK; from the coding sequence ATGCGGTCTCTTGGGCAGAATCCCACAGAAGCAGAGTTACAGGACATGATTAATGAAGTAGATGCTGATGGTAATGGCACAATTGACTTCCCGGAATTTCTGACAATGAtggcaagaaaaatgaaagatacagacagtgaagaagaaattAGAGAAGCATTCCGTGTGTTTGATAAGGATGGTAATGGCTATATTAGTGCAGCAGAGCTCCGCCATGTGATGACAAACCTTGGAGAGAAGTTAACAGATGAAGAGGTTGATGAAATGATCAGGGAAGCAGATATTGATGGTGATGGTCAAGTAAACTATGAAGAGTTTGTACAAATGATGACAGCAAAGTGA